The genome window TTGTTACTGATTTGAGCACCCTGCGTGCATGCATTCCCTGTGCTTTTAGCTGGCACAGCTCTTCTACCaaagagagggcagctgggctCTTTGCCCTCGGAcaccagggccagatcctggtgCTGCTGTAAATCAACCTTGCAGAGACTTCTTCCTATTATTATTATCCCAATTCTTCATCTGGGAAAACCAGGACCAGAGAGTCCCAAGGGAGATGTGGGAAATAAACCTGGATCTCCTGAGTGCTAGGTCGGAGCCTGACCTGCCAGGCCAACCCTTCCTTGCAGCTAAGGGGACGCCAGCCTGGGCCTCTGAGCAGAGAATGTCGTTAAACTGGAGCAAAGCCGTCTCTGTTGAGCTACGTGGGGCGTGAGTTTGTGACTTGTGGCTGAGGACAGTGGCCCGCTGATGCTGTTAGTTGTATGTGGATCGATCTTTTTAAATAACCGGGCTAGGTCCTGAAGTCTGTTctcaaagccaatgggagttttgcctgaataaggagcagctggccccagaaGAACGTTGTAACCTTGTTCTGATGGCGCAACCATGTCAGCGCTGCTGGGAATTCTTATGTCTCCACATTCCGCCGTCCTTTACAGGCCATTAAGGACTGCTTCTCGGCCAGTCAGAAGATGACCTTTAAAGGTCTGCGATATGAATTACATTATCGTCTTGCTGCAAGGGTTACTTCTGTCTTGGCTTTCAGCTTGACCGGGGACTCTGGTTACGTCTCTCCTCTATATGGCCCTGtctgctgttccagccctgctACTCCCCAGGTTGAGAGAGGGAGGCCGGCATGTGTCGGAAAGGAAAGCGGCACGGGTCAGTTACTAGTTCTGCACCACCAGTTCTCAAACACCTCCTCTCCCGCTGCAGATTCAGTGTGAGAACTAAGAGCAAGGTGgctcgtgggggtggggggctgcatgGGTCCAGATGCAAAACGCTAAGTGCTCAGCAGCAATTTTCAGCCTTTCCTCCCGCCTGGGAAATGGCAGCTTGCTTGTGGGTGTGAAAGGGCCACGTGCAGAGTGCAAAGGGCAACCAAGCCTGTGGACCAGGAGACCGGGGCAGGGGCATGCCAAGCCAACAGAGGTGTCTTTTGGTCAccctgggggagagagggtggtAACATGGAACCGGCCTGATGGGGCACCGTGCCCTGAGCCCAGCATGCACTGAGCCAGCCTGCTGGTCCTTCTGCTGGCCAGCAGCTCCTTCAGGTGCCCGGAGACGGGCACAAAACTCTGCCCAGTGAGGGGAGCAGGTCAGTCGGGGGGCACTGGGACGGGCCTGGAAGATCAGGGGGATAGGTTTGCAGGGACTCTCCTGAGTGTGCCCTTGCCACGGTGTGGCAATGGGGCAGCTGGCAGGAAGGGCAGAATGGCCACACATCTACAGCCAGGCCTGCTGGGCTCTCGAACGAGTGCAGACACAGGACCTGCTGGGCTGGGGTGCCGGACGCCTGGGTATCCTACGGTGTGGCCCTGTgcaaatcccttcccctctctgtctgtcttgtctgcctttggggcagggcctggctcttgCTCTGTTTGTGCTGTGCCAGGGCTGCCAGGATTCTGCTCATCTGCTTCGAGCTATGTGTCTGGGAGGCACCGCTCTGTGTCCTCGTCCGCCATCTGATCGCAGCCCTGATGCTTTACAGAGCTGCCAGCTCAGCTTTGCTTGGCCTGTTCGAGTCAGAACGGCACAGAGAGGCATCCAAAGTGGCCTCGTTTGGTGCCGGTGGAAGTCGGTCGCTCTCTTTGCTGGCTGCCGGCGGGAGGGAATGCAGCAGAGATGCGCTCCGCTATGGAGTTTGGGAGGCAGGAGTGTCCGAAGAGCTCAGGCGAGCGGGTGCATAGGGCCTGGGGGGAACTTAGCTTCCTAGCCGGGTGATCCGGGAGTCTGGCCCGGGCTGTATGTTTGGTTCTTGAATTAGGATCAAAAGTCTGCACCTGACACTCCCACCCAGGAGGTTTGGTGCCCAATATTTTGGCCCAGCAAACCTTCCTCACCAAGCCCCTGGGGTGGCGAGGCAGGGCCAGCCCAGGGCCCATTGGCAGCTCTGCGATTCCCTCTGTTTGTGGGGACAGCATTTCAGGCGATGGCCTTTATGCCCGATGAGGCCAGCTCAGAACGACCTTTCCTCGGACGATCACAAGGCCTCTGCTCCGCCATGTGACTTTGCCTTCAGACCCGTCTCCAACACTAGCCAGTTCTTTAGCTCGGCTCCAAACACCCTGAGTGCAGTGTTGACAGCCTCAATTTACGCTGCTCCATGGCTGCGAAGGAGCTGGCTGATGACAGGCCGGTGTGAGATACAAGCTTGTCAGAACAGCCTTGTCCTTGATTCCTTCTCACATACCAGGCTCACTGCTTCCTTTGGTGAATTCCTGTCCCCATTCACTTGTCGGGTCACTGGGGCCAAGGTGGGGGTTGGCCTTACACCTCGGTTCCTGGAGCCCCCCAGGGGCTCGTGCAATGCCATTGACATGGGTggagttagtcctgatttacaccactgagaCAGAGGCAAGCCCCCACCTTGGAGCTGATGCTTCTAGCAATGTAGACATCAGCAAGCGGGTGGATTTTGGTTGAGCTTGGTGAAATTTACCTCCATGGGCTTTCACCCCGAAGCGCCTGGTTTTAGTCATATGGCTGTCCCCCGGGACCTGCAGTTCCCGAGTTCATGCAGCAGCAAGCCCCATGCCGTGCTCAGCCAAGGCACCAACTtcggggagcagaggggagctcAGCCTCCATGGTCCAGCCAGTCCTTGGCTTAGGGCCCCCcagagggaagggcagggggaccAGTTCATGCCAATCGAGGATAGAATTTTTCTCCCCGTTGTGATCTGGCCAGCCCAGAACTGCACTGAGACTCGGCCAGCTCCTCTTGAGATCAGGGCCGTTAGTTATTGTACAGCAAGTGTTGCTAACGTGCCACCCCTGTGGTTTTAGGCCTGTCGCTCTGTTATGCTGTAGATTACAGGAGGGACTGGGTAGGTGCTGGGGAGACAGGCCCTCCCCCAAAGACCTCACGGGGTAAACACAGGCGTGGGAGGGGAGATAACTTGCccaaggcagtggctctcaatcaggggtacgcatacccttgagggtatgcagaggtcttccgggggtacatcaactcatctaggtatttgcctagttttacaacaggctgcataaaaagccCCAGCGAAGTTGGGGCAAACTACGGTTTCATACCGTGACTTGTTTGTACGGCTCTGTAGACCGTACACTGAAGTGTACGTACAGTGTTTATATTccacttgatttattttataattctatggtaaaaatgagtgTCAGCCATTGTTCCGTAACAGTGAGGCTgggacacttctgtatttttatgtctgattttgtaagcaagttgtttttaagtgaggtgaaaattgggggtacgcaagacaaatcagactcctgataggggtacaggagtctggaaaggttgagagccactggcccaAGGCATCTGAGCTGGGACTAGAAGACAGCTCTCCTGGTTCCTAGTCTGGTGCCTTATCCATGGATTGCTCTACCCCCCTGATCAAAGGCTAGATCCCGTCACCCGCATGGCACATGCTGCTCATCTGAGCTGCTGCCCCACACAAGCGCTCTGCCCGATGAATGGGGAGCCGTGGCCTGGTGAGGGGGTTTGATTCCAGCCCATTGTTAAGTCCTCTGCCTTTTCCTTTGCTCCCTTGCTCAGAGATGCCCTGTATCCAAATGCAGCATGGGACCTTGCCTCAGAGCGGAGGGCCCTGTGAGCGCTACCCGGCAGACTTCCTGACTCCAGAGCTCAGCAAGTTCACGATGGACCTAGTCAACACCGAGATCGCAGCCACGACCTCCCTGCCCAGCTTCAACACCTTCATGGATAACTACAGTGGGGAGTTCGACACGTTCTTGTACCAGATCCCAGCCTCCAGCCAACCCGCCTCCTTCAAACTCGAGGACTTCCAGGTGTATGGCTGCTACCCCGGCTCCTTCAGCAGCCAGCTGGACGAGACCATGTCTTCGAGCGGCTCGGACTATTACGGCAGCCCCTGCTCCATCCCGTCCCCGTCCACCCCAGGCTTCCAGACCCCACAGGTCCCAGCGTGGGAGAGCTCCTTTGGGCCCTACTCGCCCACTCAGAACTTTGAGGGCATGAGGCCCTGGGCGGAGCAGCCAAAAAGCAGTTCTTCCCAGCCAACCTTCTTCTTCggcccctctgctcccagccccggggtcccccagagccccctcaagGTGCCGCCGGCCGCCGAGATCTTCGCGCTCTCCCAGAGCTCCCCGGTGGGCTTCTCTGGCCTGTCCCTGGGCCAGACCTCCCCACACCTGGAGAGCCCCGGCTTGATGGACGGCTCCCTGTCGCCAGCGAAGACGCGCAGCCCCGGTGCCAACGAGGGGCGCTGTGCCGTGTGCGGAGACAACGCCTCCTGCCAGCATTACGGCGTCCGCACCTGCGAGGGCTGCAAGGGCTTTTTCAAGGtacggggctgggggtggggacgtggggctgggggagacccAGGGCAGTGCCTGGGAACCCACAGAGCCAACGGCCTCCCTCGCCAGCAGGCAGACCCAGAACCTCCCCACTTTGCCCGCAGCGTGTGGCCAATCTTGCTCCCAGATGGGCCCCAGAATCCTTGGCAGCCAACGCTGGGGATTCTGGGACGTGGGTAGGGTCCCCTGAGGGAGCCCCGATGGATGTGCCGAGTGAAGGAGTCTGTGGGTCTCCCCTTGGCCACTCTGCATGGGGCAAGCCCCTCTGCGCCCCTGACTGGGCTTGGCGTGTGTGCAGCTGTGGACAATGTCCCACTCACCGGTGAGCAAGGGCTGGGCAGAGCCTGTGGGCAGCCTGTCGCCCCAGGCCAGCAGTTCAGAGGGTCAGGAGGTGGCCGGGAGCTGGGGCTGACCTGGGTGCTGCAGGCAGGGTGCAAGAGCTAGTGGAGACGAGATTCTGGCGCCTCTCCTCACCACGGCATCTGAGCCgtggggatgcgggggggggggcgggagagtgTCGTGCAGAGAGCCAACGCCAAGGCCCCCGTTACGCAGAGCACTGGCCTGTGTGCGCAGCCCCGGGGGCCGGGCCCAGAACCACCGGCCACGTGGGAAGATCTTGGTGGCTCTGGTggtttccctccctttcccctcccgcCCTTGGGCCCTGATTCGGCCTGTTAAGCACGTGCTGCCGGGGGGTGGAGTGAAGCCTGGGTGTAGCTTGCTGAATCGGGACCCATGTGCGtagggagcggggccgggggatGAGCCCCGTGGCCCAGGGTCTCCAAAGCAGCTAGTGACTCTGGCCCAGAGCCAGGCACCTCAGGGAGGCCTTGGGTTGTGCTGAGACCCAGGCCCCTTCGGGGAGCAGCTGCAGTGCCTGCATCGGGCAGCGCGGGCTCTGAGGGGGGAGAAGCCGTGTCTGGTGTGGAGAGGGTGGCGCCGAGCCCCGGGGTTGGGGGCGGGACAGGGGAATCGGGGCCCGGAGGGGGCGACCGCTCAGACCAAGAGCAGGCAGTTGAGTCTCCCCCGATCCCTGCCCGCAGATGGGAGCGTGCAGGTGTGCTGGCTGTCCGGGCACCCCGCCGGGAGAGCGACGTGTTCCCTTCCCCCTCGCGTGTCCTGGGAACACGGCCCCTCGGATGTGAAACTGGGCGCCGTGGGGCGGGGCCGCTGCTATAAAAATACCAGGAGGACAGAAGAGCTTTTGTTCCATCCGGGCCCGGCCCTGGGCACCCGGGATCTCGTGCTCCCTCTTCGCCGGAGGCTGATGCGCTCCCTTGtttctcctgctccctgcagcgcaCGGTGCAGAAGAACGCCAAGTACATCTGCCTGGCCAACAAAGACTGCCCTGTGGACAAGCGGCGGCGGAACCGGTGCCAGTTCTGTCGTTTCCAGAAGTGCCTCGCCGTGGGCATGGTCAAAGAAGGTACAGAGCTCGACACGTGGTGTCCCCCTGCCAGGCTGGCTCTGGCTAGGCCAGGGCTTAGGGCAAATCCCGGGGCGGGGGCACAGGCAGGAGAGCACCAGCCCAGCAGCCCCCATAACAAGTCCCGTGTGTTCCTGGCAGCTGAGCCCTGCTTTCGGCACCGCTCCCTGCTATCCCCGCGCCAGCTCTGCGGCGGCCCAGTACACCTGGCTGCTCCCTTGTCCCCAGGTGTGTTGACTTGCCCTCCTCCAGGCCCAGTCTCGTGCTGCTGCTTTCTGGCAGCTCCCACCAGGTAGCACCCCTCACAAATGCTCGCTTGCCGTTCCGTGGCTGTGATTCCAGGCTGGATCCAgaacagggtgggctgggggggagacGTGGCTGGAATCTCGCAAGGAACACAGGAGCTGTTCTTGCCAGACTTGGACCCAAGCGGGTGCACACGTCCCCAGAACCATCCAATCCCCAGATTGCCCAATGTTCTGGGGCCAAAATGTTGtgatttccccagccctgcccccagctcctttGTGCGCCTGCAGCCAGTCCCCAGCCGTGTGCCTGGATCTGTTTGTGCATGCCGTTCCCCTGGGATGGGATGtggagctgcccccaccccactgagtctcttccccatcccagtgTCCCATTTGCTATGAAAGCTGCTCGCTCGGGTCTGGCGGCAGTTAGGTAGCATTGCTTTTGCCAGTGCTTGATGTGCTGGGGCAACTTATCtgtggggccagggggctgctTAGAGCCATGACGGGCTGCCCATTGCAAAGGGCCAAGCTCTGCGCTCAGATGGTAACGTCCAgcccccttttctctctccccagtggTCCGAACGGACAGCCTGAAGGGGCGCAGAGGTCGGCTCCCGTCCAAACCCAAGCAGGCCCAGGACACCTCCCCCATCAGCCTCATCACGTCGCTCGTCAGGGCGCACATCGATTCCGTACCCAGCGCCACCAAGCTGGACTATTCCAAGGTACCTGCTGCTCACAGCCGGGGGTTCAGGGTCCTGGGGCTCCTGGAGCAAGGGCGCCCCCGagggctggctcccagccacccccccagccctggctgagatgCTGGGTGCGGCAGCCGCTGCCTGGGAAGGGAACCATGTGCAGCCCACGTGGTCAGTGGCGTTTGGGGAGGCGTAGCCCTAGGGCCTGCGGGCAGTTAGAGAAGGGGTCCTGGAGCCCTCGCCATCTACAAAAGGCTGCAAGCTCCGGTGCTGTACGACTGCGGCAGCATTGTCTGCTGGCTAGTGTGTGGGGCACACgaggttctcttcccagctctgggaaggcagTGTTATCCAGTGGTTAAAGAGCtaagaggcaggactcctgggttcattccccagCCCTAGGAAGGGGGAGTGAGTTGGAGCAGAGAACCAAGAGGCAGGATTCGGAGGTTCTGTGCCAGGCTGTGCCACCTCCTCTCTGTGCCTGGCTTGTCCCAGGGGGCCAGCCATGCCCTGCCTCATTACAGGGCTTCCTGTGGCTTGGGAGGCCTCTCAGGCTCTCAGAGGAAAGCAGGTGTCGAAGTGCACAGGGCAGTGTGTGCTGACCACACACTCAGGCTTACCTGACCCAGTCAGCTTCCCCCAGGCATGCACTGTATCTAGCGCCTAGTCCTGGCTGcaggactcctcggttctctTTTGGGCAGTTGTGTTGTCTAGTAGCTAAAGggggctgagagtcaggactcctgggttctctgccccgCATTCTGCACCCAGGTGGATTTGTCTACACAACCGAATCCCACCAGCCTTGTTTCTGAGCCTGTCGTTGAATGTatccagcagctggagctttgGGTTCCGACCTCGGCAGTGAAATGCCGGCTGGCCTGGAGGCTCAGGGACCAATCCAGCTCCTTTCATCCAGGGAGCTCTGTGACCTTCAGAAACAGGAAACAATTAACCCTCCCAATGCCCCAGCAAGTTAGgggctatccccattttacttgggggaaactgaggcacagcagtgCAACCgattgcccaaagtcacagagtaAGCCAGtagcagagaacccaggagtcctgactcccagctcccctccctttAACCACTAGGGACACtccttcctgcagcccaaacgagaacccaggagtcctgttgcCAGTGCTAGGCAGCAGAAAACGCCCAGGCCCAGATGGGTGCGGGTTCCTGTCTCTCTGCTGCTTATTCGTTAACCTGGAGGGTGTACAATGGCTTTGAGAGACGCAGCCCCGGCCACTCTCATGGGACTTGTACTGCGTGGACCGAGGCCCGGCCTGTGGGACGCTAACCCTGC of Natator depressus isolate rNatDep1 chromosome 20, rNatDep2.hap1, whole genome shotgun sequence contains these proteins:
- the NR4A1 gene encoding nuclear receptor subfamily 4immunitygroup A member 1 isoform X2, coding for MPCIQMQHGTLPQSGGPCERYPADFLTPELSKFTMDLVNTEIAATTSLPSFNTFMDNYSGEFDTFLYQIPASSQPASFKLEDFQVYGCYPGSFSSQLDETMSSSGSDYYGSPCSIPSPSTPGFQTPQVPAWESSFGPYSPTQNFEGMRPWAEQPKSSSSQPTFFFGPSAPSPGVPQSPLKVPPAAEIFALSQSSPVGFSGLSLGQTSPHLESPGLMDGSLSPAKTRSPGANEGRCAVCGDNASCQHYGVRTCEGCKGFFKRTVQKNAKYICLANKDCPVDKRRRNRCQFCRFQKCLAVGMVKEVVRTDSLKGRRGRLPSKPKQAQDTSPISLITSLVRAHIDSVPSATKLDYSKFQESLSYQFEKEDCVDVQQFYDLLTGSMDVIRKWAEKIQGFQELPKEDQDLLLESAFLELFILRLAYRSKPEEGKLIFCNGVVLHRMQCVRGFGEWIDSILEFSQSLHRMSIDVPSFSCLAALVIITDRHGLKDPKRVEDLQNQIVSCLKDHVTSTASEQTRPNCLSKLLGKLPELRTLCTQGLQRIFYLKLEDLVPPPPIVDKIFMDTLPF
- the NR4A1 gene encoding nuclear receptor subfamily 4immunitygroup A member 1 isoform X1, with product MGSRGLVRGFDSSPLLSPLPFPLLPCSEMPCIQMQHGTLPQSGGPCERYPADFLTPELSKFTMDLVNTEIAATTSLPSFNTFMDNYSGEFDTFLYQIPASSQPASFKLEDFQVYGCYPGSFSSQLDETMSSSGSDYYGSPCSIPSPSTPGFQTPQVPAWESSFGPYSPTQNFEGMRPWAEQPKSSSSQPTFFFGPSAPSPGVPQSPLKVPPAAEIFALSQSSPVGFSGLSLGQTSPHLESPGLMDGSLSPAKTRSPGANEGRCAVCGDNASCQHYGVRTCEGCKGFFKRTVQKNAKYICLANKDCPVDKRRRNRCQFCRFQKCLAVGMVKEVVRTDSLKGRRGRLPSKPKQAQDTSPISLITSLVRAHIDSVPSATKLDYSKFQESLSYQFEKEDCVDVQQFYDLLTGSMDVIRKWAEKIQGFQELPKEDQDLLLESAFLELFILRLAYRSKPEEGKLIFCNGVVLHRMQCVRGFGEWIDSILEFSQSLHRMSIDVPSFSCLAALVIITDRHGLKDPKRVEDLQNQIVSCLKDHVTSTASEQTRPNCLSKLLGKLPELRTLCTQGLQRIFYLKLEDLVPPPPIVDKIFMDTLPF